GCCCCAGCGTGATGCTGGCCGACGAGCCGGTCGCGAGCCTGGACCCGCCCACGTCCCATGCCGTCATGTCCGACCTCAAGCGCATCGCGCGGGAGGACGGCATCACCACGATCGTCAACCTCCACTTCATCGACATGGCGCGCGACTACGCTGATCGCATCATCGGCATGCGCGACGGCGTCGTCGTCTTCGACGGCACGCCAAAGGAGGCGACGGACGCCGCCTTCGAGGAGATCTACGGCCGCCCGATCGACGACAAGGACCTGCGCGGTGCCTGACGGCGCGTCCGCGCCTCCGCGCGCCACGGGTCGCGTCAAGTCCTTCGTGACGCTCGCCCTGGTGGCGGCCCTGTTCGTCGTGGCCTTCGGCCAGACGAAGTTCAACTTGGGAGCGCTCTTCACGGGGGCCTCGGACTTCTTCCGCTTCTTCGGCCGCCTCGCCCCCGACCTGACGGCGTTGCCGCAGATCTGGCCGCCGCTCCTGCAGACCATCCAGATCGCTTACGTCGCCACGATCATCGGGGCCGTCATCGCCATCCCGCTCGTGTTCCTCGCTTCTGCCAACACGGCCGTAGACCCCGTGTCGATGTGGCTGGCGCGCACGCTCCTGACCGTGCTGCGCAGCATCCCCGACCTGTTGTGGGCCGCCCTCTTCGTAGCCGTGCTCGGCCTCGGGGCCCTCCCCGGCGTCGTCGCGCTCACGCTCTTCTCCGTCGGCGTGCTCGCCAAGCTCGGCTCGGAGACCGTCGAGTCCATCGACCCCGGCCCGCTCGAGGCGCTCAAGGCCGTCGGCGCCGGCCGCAACCGCACCATCGTCTTCGCCGTCGTGCCGCAGATCGCGGCGACCATGGTCTCCTACATGCTCTACGTGTTCGAGATCAACGTGCGCGCCAGCGTCGTGATCGGCTTCGTCGGCGCGGGCGGCATCGGGGTGCTCCTGCAGACCTACATGAACTTCTTCGACTACCCCGGCCTCGGCGCCCTCATCCTCGTCATCTTCATCGTCGTCCTCGCCATCGACGGGCTCAGCGTCTGGGCTCGCTCGCGGCTCATCTGAGGCGCCGGATGAGTGCCGCTCGCCCCGTCTCGACCGTGATACCGCCCGCTCCTGCCCACGTGCGCAGGAACCGCGCCATGCTCATCGCCGGCATCGCGGTCCTCGTCGCGCTCTTCGTCCTCGCCATCGCCACGATGAGCCTGCCGACCTGGTCGCGCGTCGCCAGCGGCCTGCAGCGCAACGCGCTCCCGCTCCTGCGCGGGCTCGTGCGGCCCGAGACCAAGGTCTTCGAGCTGGCGTGGAACTCGATGGTCGTCACCTTCTTCATGGCCATCCTCGGCACGGCGCTCGGCGCCCTGCTCGCCTTCCCCCTCTCGTTCATCGCGGCAGGCAACCTCCTCGGCGGCACACGCTGGGCGCTACCGGGCAAGGCGCTGCTCGTGGCCGTCAGGACGTTCCCGGAGATCGTCCTCGCGGTCATCTTCGTTGCCGCCGCCGGCCCCGGCCCGACGGCCGGGATCATGGCGATGGGCATCCACTCGATCGGCTACCTCGGCAAGGTCTTCTCGGACGTAATCGAGGGGATAGACCAGGGGCCCATGGAGGCCATCCGCGCGGCCGGGGGCAACCAGCTCCACACGTTCCTCTTCGCCGTCGTGCCGCAGGTCCTGCCGGAGTTCGCCTCCAACGTGCTCTACCGCTTCGAGATCAACCTGCGCTCGGCCGCCGTCCTCGGCATGGTCGGCGCGGGCGGCATCGGCCTGCCGCTCATCCAGCGCCTGCAGTTCCGCCGCTGGGCGGAGGTGTCGATGTTCCTCATCGTCATCGTCGTGTTCATCATCGTGGTCGACGCGCTGAGCTCCCGGGTCCGGCGCCGGCTCGTCTAGCGCGAGCCCCGCCGCTCGTCCCGGCGTGCCATGATCGCCAGGATGAGCGACTACCCACCAGCCACGCGCGCCCGCCTGCTCGACGCAGCGGCGGAAGTGCTACTAGCGACCGTCGCGGCCGACCGCACGGGCGTGATCGCCTACTACCGCGAGGTGCTGGCCGCCGGCCGCTACCTCTACGACGCCCAGCGCAAGTACGCCCACAACGCGCTCATCACCGCCCTCTTCGAGCACACCTCGTCGAACGAGGAGCGCGCTAGCGACGACGAGCCGCTCACGAGGGAGCGCCTGCTCGAGCGCCTGGCCGAGGTCGGCGAGGCCCTCAACGACGACGAGGAGGGCGCCGAGTTCAAGACGTTCCTCTTCGAGCTGGCCGAGCGCGTCGCCAAGGCGTCAGGCGGGTTCTGGGGCGGCATCAGCGCCGACGAGGCGGCGTTCCTGAGCGAGCTTAAGCGCCTCCTGAAGATGCCAGGCTGAGCACCGTGAAGGCTCGCTGGGTCTGGGGCCTGGCGCTCGGCTGTTTCGTGCTGGCGGCCGGCACCGGCGCCTACTACCGTCTCAAGCTCGTCTACCCGCTGCCCGGCGTGCTCGAGTACGTCAGGCACGCCCATTCGCACCTGATGTTCTTCTCGTGGGTGACGCCCGTCCTGGTGCTGCTCGTCGGGGCGTACCTGGCGCGCGCGGGGCTGAGGCCCCGCCTCTTCGGCTTCACGGCCGCGCTCGCCGCCTTCAGCGGGCTCGCGACCTACCTCCCGTTCCTGAAGAGCGGCTACCACCTGATGGTCGTCGGCTCGAAAGCCTTGCCGATATCGATGATGATCTCGGGCGCCAACGGCGTGGCGTGGTACCTCTTCGTCGCCGCCTACCTCGTAGCCACGTGGCGCGTGAGGCGCGGGCCCGTGCTCCGGCTGCTCGACGGGGCCGTGGCGATGATAGTGATCAGCACGGTCGCGATAGCCGGGCTCGCCTACCTCGGCATGAGCGGCCAGGTGGCGCGGCCGCTCATGCTCGCGCTCGTCGACTGGTTCCTCACGTGCTTCGCGGACGGTTGGTTCGGCCTCGCCGTGCTGGCGCTCGCGGCCAGGCACTCGCCTCCCGCCGGGTTGAGCCGGACCCCCGTCGGGCTACTGACGTGGGCGCTCGTCGCGGCCATCGGCGTGCGCAGCGCCGCCCGCTTCGCCACGGACGGGCTCGGTTGGCAGTGGCCCGCCGGGTTCGACGCCGTCGCCAGCGCGGTCGCCGCCCTCGCCTGCCTGCTGCTCGTGCGGGCCGTCTGGCCGGTCGCCACCAAGGCGGAGCTGCGTGGCAGCACCTTGTGGCTCCGGCAGCTCGCACTGGCGCTCATCGCGCTCAAGGGGACGGTCGAGCTCACCGGCGCGCTGCCGGCCGTGCGCGCGGAGCTCATGGCCGCACCCTTCCACGTCTTCTTCCTCCACGCCTTCCTGCTCGGCGCCGTAAGCTTCTCGCTCCTGTACGGCGTCCGCACGACCATCGGTCCAACGGCCTTCAAGGGGGCGACCGCCTTCATCGTCGCGGTGGGGGTGATGGTCGGCGCGCTCGTGACCCTGACGCCTGTCTGGCCTAGCGCCCTGTCCGGCCCCTGGGTGCTCTACGCGACGGCCGTCACGAGCCTCGGGCCCCTGCTCGTGGCCCTGCAGGCGCTGCTCAGGCTCGACCTCTGGTCCGGCTCCAGAGCCATACGACCGCGAGCAACAGCGCGAAGGTGAGGGCGGACAGGGCGCTGGGTACCACCTGCACCCCCCACGCGTTCACCACGGTGCCGATGATCGGCGCGCTCAGGGCGGGGCCGAAGTTGGCGGCCGCCACGACGACGGGCGTGACCTGCTCGGCGCGCTGCGGGAAGACCTCCGTCAGCCAGGCCAGGGCGGTCGGGAAGATGGGCGCGAGGCTGAGGCCGACGAGCACGAACGCGATGGGCGCGCTCTCCACGCGGTGCGCGGCCACCATGAAGACGAGCGTGGCGGCGGTGGCGACCAGGACGAGGTGGTGCGTCCGGATCCTGGCGGAGAGCGGCGCGGCCAGTAGCCGCCCGGCCGTGATGGCGAGCCAGTAGAGCGAGGTGAACGCCCCGGCCCTCGCGCCGAAGCTGGGCGTGAGGTACTCCGTCTCCCACGACGTGACGCCGACCTCGGCCGAGACGTAGAACACGTAGAGGAGCACGAACGCGACCAGGCTGCCCCAGGCGACGGGAGCGGCGCCCCGTTCGGGTGGCGCCGTGTCCGGCACGCCCAGCCGGCCGAACCACGGGAGTAGCAGGACGGCCACCGCGGCCGCGGCCGCGAACGCCCAGCCGTAGTGCGGCGCCATGAACGTGACGAGGAGCGGGCCGGCGACGGCTCCGACGCCGAAGGCGGCGTTGATGTAGTTGAGCGCAGGCGCCGCCTTCGGGCGGAACACGACCGCGATCATCAGGTTGCCGCTGACGTTCAGGAGCCCGGTCCCGGCTCCGGCGAGCACGGCCCCCGCCAGGACGGCCAACCAGACGGGGGCAACGGCGACGACGCCTACGCCGATGGCGAGGGTCACGCACGCGGCGAGGAGCACTCGACGGTAGCCGAGAGCCCTCAGCAGCAGCCCGGACAGGATGATGCCGAGGAAGGCCCCGAGGAACTGGGCGCTCACGACCATACTCACTCGCTCGAGGCCGATGCCGAAGCGCTCCCTGAGGAGGGGGAAGGCCGGGCCGTACAGGGCCTGGACCGCCCCGATGAGGAAGAAGGCCGCGATGGCGGCCCAGAGGACGGCCCTGCGGG
The nucleotide sequence above comes from Trueperaceae bacterium. Encoded proteins:
- the phnE gene encoding phosphonate ABC transporter, permease protein PhnE: MPDGASAPPRATGRVKSFVTLALVAALFVVAFGQTKFNLGALFTGASDFFRFFGRLAPDLTALPQIWPPLLQTIQIAYVATIIGAVIAIPLVFLASANTAVDPVSMWLARTLLTVLRSIPDLLWAALFVAVLGLGALPGVVALTLFSVGVLAKLGSETVESIDPGPLEALKAVGAGRNRTIVFAVVPQIAATMVSYMLYVFEINVRASVVIGFVGAGGIGVLLQTYMNFFDYPGLGALILVIFIVVLAIDGLSVWARSRLI
- the phnE gene encoding phosphonate ABC transporter, permease protein PhnE, giving the protein MSAARPVSTVIPPAPAHVRRNRAMLIAGIAVLVALFVLAIATMSLPTWSRVASGLQRNALPLLRGLVRPETKVFELAWNSMVVTFFMAILGTALGALLAFPLSFIAAGNLLGGTRWALPGKALLVAVRTFPEIVLAVIFVAAAGPGPTAGIMAMGIHSIGYLGKVFSDVIEGIDQGPMEAIRAAGGNQLHTFLFAVVPQVLPEFASNVLYRFEINLRSAAVLGMVGAGGIGLPLIQRLQFRRWAEVSMFLIVIVVFIIVVDALSSRVRRRLV
- a CDS encoding MFS transporter — encoded protein: MSSQLAALKPVTSRPVTRRAVLWAAIAAFFLIGAVQALYGPAFPLLRERFGIGLERVSMVVSAQFLGAFLGIILSGLLLRALGYRRVLLAACVTLAIGVGVVAVAPVWLAVLAGAVLAGAGTGLLNVSGNLMIAVVFRPKAAPALNYINAAFGVGAVAGPLLVTFMAPHYGWAFAAAAAVAVLLLPWFGRLGVPDTAPPERGAAPVAWGSLVAFVLLYVFYVSAEVGVTSWETEYLTPSFGARAGAFTSLYWLAITAGRLLAAPLSARIRTHHLVLVATAATLVFMVAAHRVESAPIAFVLVGLSLAPIFPTALAWLTEVFPQRAEQVTPVVVAAANFGPALSAPIIGTVVNAWGVQVVPSALSALTFALLLAVVWLWSRTRGRA